From a region of the Drosophila ananassae strain 14024-0371.13 chromosome XL, ASM1763931v2, whole genome shotgun sequence genome:
- the LOC6504128 gene encoding odorant receptor 1a: protein MSKLIEVCLRNLWTQRVTFARMGLELQPGKGQRVLRSPLLYGIMVLATSFELCTVCAFMVEHRNQIVLCSEALMHGLQMISSLLKMAIFLLKSQDLVSLVRMIQDPFQGEDIGLDQWRVQNRRGQLLAAVYFMMCAGTSVSFWVMPLVMTLLRFYNTGEFIPVSSFRVLLPYDVTQPHIYALDCGLMVFVLMFFCCSTTGVDTLYGWCALGLSSQYRRLGQKLKTLSQNPDPSRSDLGLSELFSEHARLLKLVGFFNASFKEIAFVEVLVICVLYCSVICQYIMPHTNQNFAFLGFYSMVVTTQLCIYLFGAEQVRLEAEGFARQLYQAMPWQGLGPVHRRLLLIPLQRSQKDTELGAYFFQLGRPLLVWIFRTAGSFTTLLNALYGKYETN, encoded by the exons ATGTCAAAGCTAATCGAGGTGTGTTTGAGGAATTTGTGGACTCAGCGGGTCACCTTCGCCAGGATGGGCCTGGAGCTGCAGCCCGGCAAGGGTCAGCGAGTCCTGCGATCTCCTCTCCTCTACGGCATCATGGTCCTTGCCACCAGTTTCGAACTCTGTACGGTGTGCGCCTTCATGGTGGAGCATcgaaatcagattgttttgtGTTCGGAGGCCCTGATGCACGGTCTCCAGATGATTTCCTCGCTCCTCAAGATGGCCATCTTTTTGTTGAAGTCCCAGGACCTGGTAAGCCTGGTGCGGATGATTCAGGATCCGTTTCAGGGGGAGGACATCGGACTGGATCAGTGGAGAGTGCAGAACCGCAGAGGCCAGCTACTGGCAGCCGTTTATTTCATGATGTGTGCCGGGACGAGTGTATCCTTTTGGGTGATGCCTTTGGTGATGACCCTGCTGAGATTCTACAACACGGGAGAGTTTATCCCAGTCAGCTCCTTTCGAGTGCT CCTACCCTACGATGTCACGCAGCCCCACATCTACGCCCTGGACTGTGGCCTCATGGTGTTCGTCCTGATGTTCTTCTGCTGCTCCACCACAGGCGTGGACACCCTCTACGGATGGTGTGCCTTGGGCCTGAGCTCCCAATACCGTCGTCTGGGCCAGAAACTGAAGACCCTTTCCCAAAACCCAGATCCATCTCGCAGCGATTTGGGATTGAGTGAACTATTCTCGGAACATGCTCGTCTGCTCAAGCTGGTAGGATTCTTCAATGCCAGCTTCAAAGAGATTGCCTTCGTGGAGGTCCTGGTGATCTGTGTCCTGTACTGCTCGGTGATCTGCCAGTACATCATGCCGCATACGAACCAGAACTTTGCCTTTCTGGGCTTCTACTCGATGGTGGTGACCACCCAGCTGTGCATTTATTTGTTTGGAGCCGAGCAGGTGCGTCTGGAGGCCGAAGGATTCGCCAGGCAGCTGTACCAGGCGATGCCCTGGCAAGGACTCGGACCAGTTCATCGGAGACTACTGCTGATTCCATTGCAACGCTCGCAGAAGGACACGGAACTGGGGGCCTATTTCTTTCAACTAGGAAGACCTCTTCTGGTTTGG aTTTTTAGAACAGCTGGCTCATTTACAACTCTACTAAATGCTCTCTATGGCAAGTATGAAACTAACTAG
- the LOC6503508 gene encoding uncharacterized protein LOC6503508: protein MALRKRSCRSSQASDTLHPADNTKPLDTTSRTSRGLQASHWLICIFLAMMVLAQTSMVSAKPPDQEAHVQHNVEFPEEDSDMLMEPNDFSPITVLRSHEQHFHMPPTTQLQPQTHQHQQAAILPRAQPRQFQSPSQQQDPEEEQFRPIANPNAKLLARSSDADSHSQAAQNFYPPFYHEAPPLGHSRPYFGHGPVSESTPLSLPLPLLGPQQPSIPQQQQAQQAHQQQQQQRNFDASILGSGDFGVLRGGTFYPEEEMPYHPEDNSDYIYGDANNGHGRPSEGFIQKYTYPEEQFANFRDFADINTPADSAFSQFVVVYAAKNATAPHSHPHPKNIFEQLELLDREKEKEQELAKSKASSKAKTKLAKTKLQKKYRKKVAAKKTLQDPLELEPLLALS, encoded by the exons ATGGCTTTAAGAAAAAGGAGCTGCAGGAGCAGCCAGGCCTCAGATACTTTACATCCGGCGGATAACACAAAACCTTTAGATACTACTAGCCGGACTAGCAGAGGATTACAAGCGAGCCATTGGCTGATTTGCATTTTCCTGGCAATGATGGTTTTGGCCCAGACTTCGATGGTTTCGGCCAAGCCACCGGATCAGGAAGCACACGTCCAACATAATG TTGAGTTCCCGGAGGAGGACAGTGACATGCTGATGGAGCCGAATGACTTTTCGCCAATAACAGTGCTGCGCTCCCACGAGCAGCACTTCCACATGCCACCGACTACGCAGCTGCAGCCCCAGACTCACCAGCATCAGCAGGCCGCGATCCTGCCGAGGGCCCAGCCCAGGCAGTTCCAGTCCCCCAGCCAGCAGCAGGATCCCGAGGAGGAGCAGTTCCGGCCCATCGCCAATCCGAACGCCAAGCTCCTGGCCAGATCCTCCGACGCCGACTCGCACTCCCAGGCGGCCCAGAACTTCTATCCGCCCTTCTACCACGAGGCCCCACCACTGGGCCACTCTCGTCCTTACTTCGGCCATGGTCCTGTCTCGGAGAGCACTCCCCTCTCCCTGCCCCTGCCGCTCCTGGGTCCTCAGCAGCCATCGAtcccgcagcagcagcaagccCAGCAGGcgcatcagcaacagcagcagcaacggaACTTCGATGCCAGTATCTTGGGTAGCGGAGACTTTGGGGTGCTGCGCGGCGGCACCTTCTATCCGGAGGAGGAGATGCCCTACCATCCGGAGGACAACAGCGACTACATCTACGGTGACGCAAACAACGGGCACGGTCGTCCCTCCGAGGGATTCATCCAGAAGTACACGTATCCTGAGGAGCAGTTCGCCAACTTCAGGGACTTTGCGGACATAAACACGCCGGCCGACTCGGCCTTCTCGCAGTTCGTGGTGGTCTATGCGGCGAAGAACGCGACAGCACCGCACTCCCATCCACATCCGAAGAACATCTTCGAGCAGCTGGAGCTACTGGACagggagaaggagaaggagcaggagctggccAAGAGCAAGGCCAGCTCGAAGGCCAAGACCAAGCTGGCGAAGACGAAGCTGCAGAAGAAGTACAGAAAGAAGGTGGCGGCCAAGAAGACGCTCCAGGATCCCCTGGAACTGGAGCCCCTTCTGGCTCTCAGCTAA